One Amblyomma americanum isolate KBUSLIRL-KWMA chromosome 8, ASM5285725v1, whole genome shotgun sequence DNA window includes the following coding sequences:
- the LOC144102047 gene encoding uncharacterized protein LOC144102047, translated as MPNRRRQHHCFAPGCDTGYKWAQGEQPSLFAVPKDEGKRKVWERNLHRKDKVLDESCSVCERHFDPSCILRDYVHIIEGKEVRIPRGKPELLPDAVPTLLPNTPGYLSKKTPTPRAPRKRKSPTVCSADPKRPCTEQNSHNDAVKELASLDTPYLQGDALEPQLFEATSVLGLRSLDVPSVYWSSHNVPGHNGFVYCKLIMCKSEEVVCERAVIFTEHDGPEVKYTAHLYGSIVEKGTILSREQAADVLFRTDSHRVCLGALPTSQMPKSNLTEGLEQQVTIRNGAYYSKKCAGKEQSEGQACISCRYTRKALQSRKSRLKGLIRKRTRTTAARLRAAAQKNRRLFSRCARLKDRLKQMQEENSLKPEEVLQEQIASLPLKQQDCVRQCFSAAKKKSAKGNVYSKDWILECILMKMKSAKLYEHLRKHNILSLPSKSTLKRYLKLYKSGFGFSTKILRQLKQKTRHMSTFSRRGGLLVDELKLSEHLNVTSSGHIEGFVDMGSFTEGGESVPCDHGMVVMFIPFTGKWTQIIGCFATRGNAKAELLAKIIIEATVLAEASGLLVDFITSDGASWNRRMWKILGIGVESGKVTCKSEHPVDPARHLHFLSDFPHLLKCVRNTLLSHPLNTPNGMVSIQPLRQAFRIDSGNITLKAMPGLTLVHLQPNGFEKMRVTLAFQLFGDRVLNGLNFYKDTLESSWGKIDATLSFFT; from the exons ATGCCTAATCGCCGACGGCAACATCATTGCTTTGCGCCGGGGTGCGACACCGGCTACAAGTGGGCCCAAGGCGAGCAGCCTTCCCTCTTCGCCGTGCCgaaagatgaaggaaaaagaaaggtttgGGAACGAAACCtgcatcgaaaagataaggtccTTGATGAAAGTTGCTCGGTCTGCGAGCGTCATTTCGATCCTTCTTGTATCCTACGGGATTACGTCCACATTATAGAGGGGAAAGAGGTACGCATTCCGCGAGGAAAGCCAGAGTTGCTGCCGGATGCCGTACCTACGCTCCTACCAAACACGCCGGGCTATTTATCGAAGAAGACGCCGACGCCTCGGGCGCCAAGAAAGCGGAAGAGCCCTACGGTGTGTTCTGCTGATCCCAAGAGGCCTTGTACTGAACAAAACAGTCACAATGACGCTGTAAAGGAACTCGCTTCACTTGACACGCCATATTTGCAAGGCGACGCACTTGAACCGCAGCTGTTTGAGGCAACCTCTGTGTTAGGCCTTCGCTCTCTCGATGTGCCTTCGGTGTACTGGAGTTCACACAACGTGCCGGGCCATAATGGATTTGTATACTGCAAGCTCATAATGTGCAAGTCCGAAGAAGTTGTCTGTGAAAGGGCGGTTATATTTACAGAGCACGACGGGCCTGAAGTCAAGTACACGGCGCATCTCTACGGCAGCATCGTCGAAAAGGGAACCATTCTGAGTCGTGAACAAGCAGCGGACGTTCTTTTTAGAACTGATTCGCATCGTGTCTGCCTTGGTGCCTTGCCAACGAGCCAGATGCCCAAGTCCAACTTAACAGAAGGCCTAGAGCAGCAGGTCACCATCCGTAATGGggcatactacagcaaaaaatGCGCAGGAAAGGAACAATCTGAAG GACAAGCATGCATCTCCTGCCGGTACACCAGAAAGGCACTTCAGTCACGAAAATCAAGGCTGAAGGGATTGATAAGAAAGCGCACCCGGACCACTGCTGCTAGACTCCGagcagcagcacaaaaaaataggAGACTGTTTTCTCGCTGTGCGCGGTTAAAAGACCGGTTGAAGCAAATGCAGGAGGAGAACTCCCTAAAGCCTGAAGAAGTTTTACAGGAACAGATTGCATCCCTGCCTTTGAAACAGCAAGATTGTGTCCGACAGTGCTTTTCAGCTGCCAAGAAGAAAAGTGCGAAGGGTAATGTGTACTCAAAAGATTGGATCTTAGAATGTATCCTTATGAAGATGAAGAGTGCCAAACTCTACGAGCATTTGCGTAAGCACAATATTCTCTCACTTCCGAGCAAGAGCACACTGAAGCGTTACTTGAAGCTGTACAAGAGTGGCTTTGGCTTCAGCACTAAAATACTGAGACAACTGAAGCAGAAAACAAGACACATGAGCACATTTAGCAGGCGTGGAGGGCTCTTGGTCGATGAACTCAAACTGTCGGAGCACCTGAACGTGACGTCGTCCGGGCATATTGAGGGATTTGTCGACATGGGCTCTTTTACCGAAGGAGGAGAGAGCGTTCCCTGCGACCACGGGATGGTGGTAATGTTCATCCCCTTTACTGGGAAGTGGACGCAAATAATTGGTTGCTTTGCCACTCGAGGAAATGCGAAAGCGGAACTCCTTGCTAAAATAATAATAGAAGCAACAGTACTTGCTGAAGCCAGTGGACTTCTTGTTGATTTTATTACATCTGATGGAGCCTCATGGAACCGTCGCATGTGGAAGATCTTAGGAATTGGTGTGGAGTCAGGAAAGGTGACTTGCAAGTCTGAGCACCCTGTAGATCCTGCTCGTCACCTGCATTTTCTGTCTGACTTTCCCCACTTACTCAAGTGTGTCAGGAATACATTGCTCAGCCACCCACTGAACACTCCGAATGGGATG GTTTCCATCCAACCTTTGAGGCAAGCGTTCAGAATTGACAGCGGGAACATCACTCTCAAGGCGATGCCCGGCCTCACGCTG